A stretch of the Candidatus Eisenbacteria bacterium genome encodes the following:
- the rfaE1 gene encoding D-glycero-beta-D-manno-heptose-7-phosphate kinase, producing MNEKRLKELLKGMRGRRILVLGDIMLDKYLWGTVWRISPEAPVPVVDVLSESYRLGGAGNVAQNIRSLGGKPFLATVIGNDLNGRILTKELGRQGISSSGILAEKGRVTTLKTRIIAHNQQVVRADQETREGPKAEVARKLLSGIRSEIGRFDACVISDYGKGVITPSLLKNFLLLARKMRVPVFVDPKESHFPSYRGVSLITPNQIEASTAFGKKIVDEASLREVGSGLRRRLGCEAVLITRGDKGMTLFEKNGSVTHFPTVARHVYDVTGAGDTVVSAFALAVSAGGDFREAAEISNHAAGLVIRELGTAATTREEIYASFREDLNPENLKGTGGKK from the coding sequence GTGAACGAAAAGAGGTTGAAAGAACTGCTCAAGGGGATGAGGGGAAGGAGAATCCTTGTCCTCGGGGATATCATGCTTGATAAGTATCTCTGGGGAACTGTATGGAGAATCTCCCCGGAGGCACCCGTACCCGTCGTGGACGTTCTCTCGGAATCCTACCGGCTTGGCGGCGCCGGAAACGTCGCTCAAAATATCCGCTCTCTTGGCGGAAAGCCTTTTCTTGCAACTGTCATCGGGAATGATCTAAACGGAAGAATTCTCACTAAAGAGCTCGGCAGGCAGGGGATAAGCAGTTCCGGCATACTGGCTGAGAAGGGGCGGGTAACAACTCTCAAGACGAGAATCATCGCACATAATCAGCAGGTCGTAAGAGCCGACCAGGAAACACGTGAAGGACCGAAGGCCGAAGTCGCAAGGAAGCTTCTTTCCGGGATCCGCTCGGAGATCGGCAGGTTTGATGCCTGCGTGATTTCCGACTACGGGAAAGGAGTAATAACACCGTCTTTGTTGAAGAATTTTCTCTTGCTGGCTCGAAAAATGAGAGTTCCAGTTTTCGTTGACCCCAAGGAATCACATTTCCCAAGTTACAGAGGCGTGAGCCTGATCACGCCCAATCAGATAGAGGCAAGCACGGCGTTCGGGAAGAAGATAGTGGATGAAGCCTCGCTTCGCGAAGTCGGCTCCGGCCTGAGGAGGAGACTCGGATGCGAGGCAGTCCTCATCACGAGGGGAGATAAGGGGATGACCCTTTTTGAAAAGAACGGAAGCGTGACTCATTTCCCGACCGTTGCGAGACATGTTTATGACGTGACAGGAGCCGGCGACACGGTTGTCTCCGCGTTCGCGCTTGCTGTTTCCGCAGGAGGAGATTTCAGGGAAGCGGCTGAGATCTCAAATCATGCCGCCGGCCTCGTGATAAGAGAGCTCGGAACTGCGGCGACCACCCGTGAAGAGATTTACGCCTCCTTCCGGGAAGATCTGAATCCGGAGAATCTGAAAGGCACCGGCGGGAAAAAGTAG